Genomic window (Cucumis sativus cultivar 9930 chromosome 2, Cucumber_9930_V3, whole genome shotgun sequence):
AGGGTGTGAGATTTAAAACCAGCAGCACagtaatcaaaataatattccCAAGTCCGTATGAAACTTTCATCAAAACCAAGTTGAAGAATTTTGCtgaatagaaaaattattggttaCTTTGAGATTGAACTTCGATTTGAAGAACAATTGATAGTAATGAATCCcctaaataaaacattaatattacCTCTTGTTCTCTAAGAAGTTCTTTCTCCAACACCTCAAAGTTTGATGGTAATGAATCCCAATGTTTTCCAAATGTTCGACACTGCAGTAGAAATGTTCATTTATGTCAAGGACAGAAATCAGTATGAATTTTCGAACAACTTATAAAAGCTTCATTTACCAAAGTCTTGATGCATTAGCCATGGCTGTCGTTAATCTACTCAAGCAAGGTAGGCATCCTCCTGGAAATATATACTCTTTAATGAAGTCTGAACTTAGTCGGTATTCGTTGTATCGTTCATCGGGTATCGATATGAACTaataaagaatcaaaattaGTAAAAGCACCCAAGACATTTTGgcattttattttgtcataAATAGAGTTGGTAGAACAATCAAGGCTTCCAACCTGCAGAACAAAAAGTCCATTTTCTGCTAATACTGATTCACATGAACCAAAAAAGTCTTCCATGAATTCATGACCTACAGCTTCTATCATCTCACTGAAATACAAAAGGAGAATCTTAATTATCATATCATTAATTCATACATATAACAAATGAATTCTCTTTCATATTATCAAACTCACCATGAGATAATCCTGTCATATTTTTCAGTACTAGGCAATTTTCGATAGTCACAAAGAAGAAACCTAATGCGATCCTATAAGCAAAGTAAatattagatataagtaacAAACCGCACCACATATGACATTTCCACTAATAATGATTGAGAAGAATAATAACTCAATAAAGTTTCACCTGAAGGTTGGCATCTTTAACTCTCTTCTCTGCATATTTTAGTTGTTCCTCTGATAACGTAATACCAGTATAATGACATCCGGTTTTCTTGACAATTTCGATAGCTAAGCTACCCCAACCACACCCAATTTCCAATACGTGATGGTTTTTATTGATCCTTGCCTAATAATGAAGGTATAAACAGAACTGAATGGCTAATGAGagtgaaaagaaatttctaaacTGCAGTTCTTGTAGGTAAGAGAATCACCTTTTCTATGAGAAGAGAGATTTTTCTCATCTGCGCAACCTTCAAATCTTCATTCTCTCCCTATTAACAAGAACGTGGCAAAGAGTAAAACTAAATGTACATGCTACTAAACAATGCACTATCAAAAAGTGGAGAGAAACGGTTTCATAACCAAACCTTAAAGATGGCACATGAGTATGTCATCGTATCATccaagaaaagagaaaaaagttcaTTACTCTGTAAAGAACACAAAACAGCCCGATGTCTTTCAgtcaataacataaaaatgatGCAAACCAACAAGGAAATTGGAGTTCTTTTTTCTGTATGCTAATAATATCAAATGAAGGATCAAGAACTTCATCTACAGATGAATGGATCTCTTATCTAGCTTTCtttaaaaggaagaaaaaataaaagtggcAATAGGCGCCATAAAAAACTATTGAATACCAGATCATAATGACGAGAGATGTTCCTACGAGCTTGAGTAAGAGTGTTTTGCCTTGAAGCATGCTGAAAAAAATACTTTGCAGATGCAATACAAGCAGTAAATAGTGGGGGTGTCCACCATCCCCTGAAAAATGTAAGTGaaagtttagtttttaaaaaatgaaagagaatgaTAAGCATATCTCCCCCATTATTTATACcgcttcttcttctgttttgCAATGGAAGAATTTGTATCTCTGCTAGCAATAATAATCtgcaaaagaaattagaatgACAAAGTCTTGGCAAATGAGGATAAAATTTTTgagttgaaatataaaaaagaaaatgcttaccaagaaaaaatttagaagacCTTCATCtttatcaacaaaagaaaagtctCCATTAATATATGCATCTGCAAGGCCTAAGTCAGCTCGAGTCATAATCTGCCAAAATGAATTCATAAGAATTTGGAACATAAGAAGTATAAGCTCCAATCAATCATctgtttgataaacttttaaatatatataaattgtgaccttaaaccctaaaccttaCATGAACAGGATATGATCTATTGGTTGTACGACTGTTTTTGagttctaaaaaatatatgttaagCAGACACTATAATTACAAACCTTCCAATAAAATTGAGGGCTGTGAACTTTGACAACAACCTTTGGAAGACATTTTTTATCTGTTCCCTCAAAGGTAAATATTGTGCCCCCTTCTTCAATTAAACTGTGTTAATacaattgaaaggaaaaaaaaagtatatcagTACTCTCTCGTAAAAGGTTGAGTCACTTGGGGTGTAGAATTATAGTGCAAACTTTATTATGAAGTTCTAAACACATGCAATGCATATTCAATATTTCCCTTTTAATCCTACcgttaaaatcaaatttaagacGTAGTATAGGATTCAATACTCATAAAACATATCAATTGATCTTacttgaaatgaaataattactACATGAAATTTATGATTAGAGTAGCATATAAGCTTACGTTAACGATCCAGAAGTTATATATTGCCCAAGAAATCTAGTGACAAATAGGCGTGCCCCCGTATCTACTAGCGAAGGTGCCATATGTTTCGGGTTGCTTAAAAGTGTGAGACTATTTCCCAACAGATTTTGTGCTGCCACTATACCTGCCTGCAAATGTTTAGACGTAGTTTATAAATTCAttgaattattcaaatttgaaaaggcACATGGAGAGCCTTAGAAGATTATAGTGTAAACTAATAGTCATTACCTTTAACCCATCCTCGTGAAAACCATAACCTAAAGAGAAGTAGCATTATTAGCTTAACATTTGAAACTCAGGGACATTCATTTATAATCCTGATAAATCCTTATCatttatattcatattctCTTCAGAATATCAAAACACTATATTTGATTCAGATTTACTATTTATCCCCTAACAtgcacataaaaaaaaagttaaaactaaatGTACTTTGCGTTTCAAATAATCTACCTGATATATGTTATaacattttatgtttctaaTAATCTAATAATCTACATTGATATATGTTATAGcacataaaaaaatgaggGAATATGTGCCCAAATATATTCGTGGGAAAAAGGTGGCATTGAGATAAATTAAGTTGTGAGAGACTAATTAGTCAAAGCAATATGTAGATTTTAGAAGATTAAAACAGAGAATTCATGATAGAAAGAACATATGAATGGATGTTGGAATGAGAGTGTATGAACTATGAAGAGAGATTAGTTAGAGAGAAGCTTGAgcaaaaaatataacaataaagatatcttttcttttaaatgaaaagaagtctcttcattaaaataatgaaatgagacTAATGCAATAGAGAAATACAATGAATAAAAGGAACCTAAGGATCAGGAGGTGCACTCGGGAATCTcaattgtaaagaaaaatcgATCAGGAAAAAATGTGCCTGTAGATTGAAATGAGGTAAACAGATGATGGGTGAATCCAAACATGTTAGTATGTGAAGATATGTAAAGACTAAAGAGAAACTAGTAAGAGTATGTCTTTGTAAGcaaattttactcttttataAGAAATCAATGTTAACCTGACATGACTAGATTCTGTTACAGTacattctttatttatgtattaaataaataagcttTCTAAACATAGAATGCGGTAACCTTACCTTGATATGCCCCACAGAACCAAATTCTTCTGTTTCCTTGAATACTATGAAACTCATTTGAAGCTTTTGATGCAGCAACAGATGGGATTGGATGACCAGTCGACCACTTGAGCAAGATATTCTTTGGCTCTTTATCTGGATTAAGAGTCACAAGAAAAGGAGGACCCGTTTCACCAAGATTCTGCAATTTCACAATTAAAAGGACATATCAAAGCCACATAACATCAAATAAGAAATTCATTTCCATGAATAACTGCAAGTTTGCTTCATCTAAGTACTTTCCATTT
Coding sequences:
- the LOC101213850 gene encoding uncharacterized protein LOC101213850 isoform X2, whose product is MKQHQMNSEYLVLSNMLIAAWSAWNFLGNTDKKVCLTYWLNVLQNLGETGPPFLVTLNPDKEPKNILLKWSTGHPIPSVAASKASNEFHSIQGNRRIWFCGAYQGYGFHEDGLKAGIVAAQNLLGNSLTLLSNPKHMAPSLVDTGARLFVTRFLGQYITSGSLTLIEEGGTIFTFEGTDKKCLPKVVVKVHSPQFYWKIMTRADLGLADAYINGDFSFVDKDEGLLNFFLIIIASRDTNSSIAKQKKKRGWWTPPLFTACIASAKYFFQHASRQNTLTQARRNISRHYDLSNELFSLFLDDTMTYSCAIFKGENEDLKVAQMRKISLLIEKARINKNHHVLEIGCGWGSLAIEIVKKTGCHYTGITLSEEQLKYAEKRVKDANLQDRIRFLLCDYRKLPSTEKYDRIISCEMIEAVGHEFMEDFFGSCESVLAENGLFVLQFISIPDERYNEYRLSSDFIKEYIFPGGCLPCLSRLTTAMANASRLCVEHLENIGIHYHQTLRCWRKNFLENKSKILQLGFDESFIRTWEYYFDYCAAGFKSHTLGNYQIVYSRPGNVAAFTNPYQGIPSAY
- the LOC101213850 gene encoding uncharacterized protein LOC101213850 isoform X1; amino-acid sequence: MKVAVVGGGISGLVSAFVLAEAGVEVVLFEKEDYVGGHSKTVHFDGVDLDLGFMVFNTVTYPNMMEFFENLGVEMEISDMSFSVSLDRGRGCEWGSRNGLSSLFSQKKNLLNPYFWQMIREIVKFKDDVTNYLEVLENNSDIDRNETLGQFIKSMGYSELFQNGYLIPMCGSIWSCPSEGVLSFSAFSVLSFCRNHHLLQLFGRPQWLTVKGRSHSYVKKVQEVLESHGCQIRTSSEVNSISTMDKGCKVSYGDDLQEMFDACIIATHAPDTLRILGNEATSDELRVLGAFQYAYSDIFLHRDKNLMPQNPAAWSAWNFLGNTDKKVCLTYWLNVLQNLGETGPPFLVTLNPDKEPKNILLKWSTGHPIPSVAASKASNEFHSIQGNRRIWFCGAYQGYGFHEDGLKAGIVAAQNLLGNSLTLLSNPKHMAPSLVDTGARLFVTRFLGQYITSGSLTLIEEGGTIFTFEGTDKKCLPKVVVKVHSPQFYWKIMTRADLGLADAYINGDFSFVDKDEGLLNFFLIIIASRDTNSSIAKQKKKRGWWTPPLFTACIASAKYFFQHASRQNTLTQARRNISRHYDLSNELFSLFLDDTMTYSCAIFKGENEDLKVAQMRKISLLIEKARINKNHHVLEIGCGWGSLAIEIVKKTGCHYTGITLSEEQLKYAEKRVKDANLQDRIRFLLCDYRKLPSTEKYDRIISCEMIEAVGHEFMEDFFGSCESVLAENGLFVLQFISIPDERYNEYRLSSDFIKEYIFPGGCLPCLSRLTTAMANASRLCVEHLENIGIHYHQTLRCWRKNFLENKSKILQLGFDESFIRTWEYYFDYCAAGFKSHTLGNYQIVYSRPGNVAAFTNPYQGIPSAY